TAAGCAaccataaaacaacaaattaatgattattactttttttgttttacttttattacctggttaaaaatataataaaatgatatatCCTCTCCTCTTTACTCACTTAAGTGATTCAGGATCTGTTACCAGGCAGATATTTGTAATTGTTAATGTTTAAACTGCATCACATTGGCTGATGTCAGCACTTTTCAGCTTAAGATAAAAAATCCAAGCGATGATAAGAGGATTATGAAGGAAACAAACTGAGTGTAAGGGGACTACTGGAGAGTCAAAAGCACTGCATGTGGACTTTATTGTGGACtgcactttattaggtacaccaaATATCCCAACTTGACATTTATGGCATTGTTTGTTGTcattgctggaagcagccattagAAGATGGGCACAGTGTAGTCATAAAGGATCAGATGCGGTGTTTAAATGATATTCAGTTGATACTAAAGACCTTGAAGTGGAGTCCAGAGGACATTCTGTATATACAAcaaccagcagcctgaaccccACTGATACATGGATGGATACATGGatgcatgttttcatgttgtttacaccaaattctgatcaTACTATCTGAATGTCGCAGCTGAATTCAAGAACCACACctggcaacattttttcaattttctgttgtccagttttagTGAGCCAGtgttgtagcctcagtttcctgttctcactTGACAGGAGCGGCACCTGATGCTgtcctctgctgctgtagcccctCTGTTTTTAGGTTCAATGTGTtgtgagatgctcttctgcatgccTTGGCTGTAACGAGTGGTGAAATCCAAGCagtcctctgacctctgggatcaacaagacattttctcccagagaactgctgctcactcaaTACTTTCTCTGTTTTGGACCACTCTCTGTAAGGTACAACTGGTGCTATTGCTgcatatggtaaatggactggtttatAAATAGTGCCTTTCTACTCTCAAAgaaccctcaaagcactttatttacCCATTCATATGCTGAAGCGCTTTCTATCTAATGACATATATGTACCTTTACCTCCtgacctacagcacaccagcagCCAATAAACAATCTTTGCAGTGAAGAGATGTTGCAAAGACCTAATTAATAAGccataaataaaaatctgacaTAATTTTAAACGGATTTTTTTGCAATTTCCTGTTAACTAAGACCTTTGTAATAAAAAGTTACCTTATTTAGCCTTTTATAAAATCAGATTTGAAATTCTTTGAATCCAGGATCTTGTGATAATAAACCAAATCTGGTTAATCTGGTTTATCATGAGTGCGTGTAAGCGGTcgcacatgttttttttccttcttgtttACATGTTGTGCTAAAATGTAAATAGAAACTTGGAACACAAATATTTACATGTATTAAGTATATGTATCACACTTCACAGTTTAGACCTACAAATTGGATGGGTAAGATAGTTACGGGTAAGGAGTATTAAAGTAAATGTGAATTTGTGCAGGGTCCAGCATGTTTTCTATCAACCTTGCCAGCTTCAAGAAGCTGTATTAAACGTATAATAAGTAGGGCATGATAACAGCATGCTTGAAATGGTGCAACTGGCTTTTTGATCGCTTTCTTACCAATGGAGAAATGGAGAAACTCCAGAGCAGCCAGCAGGAAGAGCAGAAAGATGTCACACACCAGAGCATCGGAAGGATAAGACAGCACCAAGCCTGAGAGCAGCAGACACGGTTAGGTACATCGGAGTCTTTGGAAAAGTCGCGTGAGAGACATCACTCACTCTTTTTGATGATTAACCCGAGAGTGAAGAGGAAGTAGAAGACAAAATAGGCGGCTGTCacatggagcagcagctgcagagtcACAGACGACAGCTGGGTGCAAAGTTAAGCATCACTCGTTATCAGATACTTTTCTGACTGTGGCGTGCacgttttaataataaaaagagaagGATACGACACCCGCCGGCCTccctgcagacacagacacaccgAATTAGACTCGGCACAGTGGACCAAAACAGGAAGAACACCGCTGTGAAGTTTTTGTGCGTTAaattaatacaatttaaacGTTGTGATACGTTTACTGCTAAGGTTTGTGTTtagcaaccatagcaacgcGTCCACCTACCTGGTCTGGGCAGCgccattttgatttttttactcTCTTTAAACTACAAACGTTAACGTCGCCGCCTGCTGGTGGGAAGATAAAACTACACTTTGGGCCtggccagaaaaaaaaacctttatagCTAACatataaaatggaaaataaataaagtaagtaAAGCAAAGTCATCTTTATCGCTGGACTGGACCCTTTTAGATCACAGGTGTTGGCTTTCAGATTAAAGCCTATGTTTGATACCACTGGTATAAACTgtattgctttttgttttattggccCTGGTAATTTCGCTTTTTTACTGATTAATTGCTGAAACACTAACATCTACTGCATTTAACGATAGATTTAGCGATCTTAgatagaaaaacatgtttttgtatggTTTAGATATAATAAACTACTCATCAAAAAGACATGCTGAAAGGGATAGCAGGGATAGCAGAGTAGGTAGAGttgttgccccatgatcggaaggtcaggGGTTCAACTTCACTGAACGGCTAActtgaggtacccctgagcaaggtactgttcacccactgcttcactgggtgaatgggttaaatgcagaggagtaaTTTCCCTACGGGGACTAACACCTACACATTttgtaagaaaaacaacagaaccATACATTCATCTATaccttaaataaaacacatacgTGTTTAATGAATGTGTGGATTTTACTTGGCCTCCAAACACTCCAGATCCCAATCCAAGGCTCATTCAACTGAAGCCTTGCCACACTGACCACACTGAAAAGCCAGATATTTCCTACAGGAGCAAAAGCAGAGCTAAATGGAGTCCATAGATGCTGGATTTTAATTAGGTCACTGATTGCTCACTTGATTATTAGgctataaaaagtacaaattgattctgttttgttcatttgttccaAGTGGCTAAACAGTCCATCAGTAAACCGGGTGAGAGTTGGAACGCAGGTCACAGAACAGTCTGCcaacaaagtttttaaattttggaGTATCAGGATATaatttgtcatttgtttttaactgataacttcagtatttattatttttgttgctaAGGAAGACAGTCATGATCAAAACCTCACCCCACACTTAACCACACTCCAAAGTCTCCATATGTCTTTGTTCGCAGGGTTTATTTCGCCACAACATGTAagatttgtgcatgtgtgcggcacactcattcacacacacatacagttcgcGAGCTATATGAGATAAGACATACAGAATACCAAAATGAACTGCTTTAACATAGCCAGCTGTTTCATTGTCCTCCGCAGCCTctatctgtttctctttcttgctTGTCCTCTGAAACAATCTGCATAGTGTGGCTGGAAGAACGGAGGCGTTGTTGTGGTTGAATGGAGGAAAAGCAGAGGGGTGAAGGGGTGGAGAGGGAGATGGTCCAGCTGTGGGGGAACAAGACAACACAACGGCATCTCACATGTGGGGgaacgggggggggggtgggcGTCAAGGCAGCGGGGGCTGCACACAGTGGCATTGTTataagggggaggggggggggggatgcagCTGATAAGGTTGAGAGAAATGGATCATTCCTTCAAATCCTCCCCTTGGGAAGCTTTGACACAAAACACTCCTGTTGCTGCTCGTTTAAGCTCAGGAATTCAAAAAGAAGTCGTTTAAACCACGAAACTGACTCCAGGTCAAagtttcacaaatgtttttattacatgAAATGAGtgagaaaatgtttattttggggATCATAAATCATCTCCTGCTGAAAGCGAACTTTAAACTGTGCTGATCAAGTTCCGGACTGGCCCTCTCTGAGCTGCGTGCTGTTTGTGatcatggaaaaaaatatgttttctcaGTCTAGtcagttctgtttatttttttccccaaaataaCAAATTGTAGATTTAGTTTAGAGATTATAATATGATTAACAGTACCTGCCAGCCCACTATTAGAAAGAGTAAATCATTATGATTCTGTAAAAGGttttacacacagaaaaataaagtggcaaaaataaaatgacaacagatTTGTTTAAAGTTATTGCTCATAACTTGTTTAGGAGCATTAtaacactgaaacaaaataaataaaaataagatctAGTTAAAGGAAATAATCAGTTGTTTTGTAAAGGGATagtgaaactaaaagaaaactccaagttaaaacaaaataatgataataagagTGAAGCAATGCCAAATTCATATTGAAACTATCTGTAAAGACAGACCACAGAGTATCTGGGTCCTCACAGaaactttaaagttttttccttttttttctcctgggaTGTTCGCAGCAGCACATCCCTCACCTGCCTCAGCTCCTCTCCTCCGACTCTGCTGCTCACATCCTGTCTGAGAGGGAGAGGCAAAGGAGGAAGAGACTCAACCTGAGGGAGTCAACTTTAACcctttttaataattttctAACTTTTCATTTAACCGTCGACTTTTTCTCCCAGTGTCCCCCAGGAGGCTGCAGATCGCTTTTAAGAACGCAAACCAAACATTACTATGAAGCGTGTGGGAGCTGAAGGGAAGGCGCGACTAAAGGGACGTTTCTAATGATTTTCTTACAGAGACTTTTAGTGAcaatttaattgaaaaaaaaaaaaaacaaatcgaCCGAGATTAAAGCTTTAAAGTTATATTCAGCTGAAACGGCGAAGAACATACAGAATATTAATCCAGTTCCAAGGTTTGATTGTTTGAACAGGAGGAAAGAAGTTCTTCGCAAACGGTGGATTGAAGCGCaagtagaaaaaaagtcgcgataattgtaaattagagtccgggatgtttgtgtgaatgtttcCCCGATCCGAATTGATTTCGTTCGGAAAAGGGGAGACTTTCATGGATTTTTTATGTGGGACCCGCTAGGATGGACCAGGACGTGGTAGATGAAACAGAAGCGTTACAGAGATTTTTTGAAGGTAAGACTTTCTGATTATTATAAAGTTTCTTCTTAAAACTTCAGAGAAAAGTggtctttttaaatttatataacCCGACCTTACTTCTAGAAAACTGCATTTCGTGAAGAAAATAAGCGCCAATCTGTTTTtgaatatttctttttgttaattCCACTTTTACGCACAGCATCAGTGTGAAAAACCCCTCCGCTGTTTTAATTTACCGGATACGGCAGGTGGTTAACATGAGATGATAGACTGGGTGGTCATATGAGAAAGTTTCTCTTTCACAGTAAATGTTTCCTATATGCTGCCCTCCTAAAAAATAATACTTATATTGTTAAAATTCAGGAGGGTTAATGGGTTCGGGGAGAGTGGGTCGGTGGGTGAGGAGGTGGGGGCAAAAGTGCTGGTGATGGGGAACAGATCAAGTAAAACTGGGAATCCTAAGAGCAAAAAATGAGTTAGAGGAGGGTGGGGTTGAGGGTTGAAAGGGTAGGAATTCAAGTGAAGataaatgttgtgttttgtaaatgtgctgcaggcacggtgtgtgtgttgttggtgtTAGAGACGCGATCATCATGTTGCAAACAAATGTGTCACGTTAGCCAGCGGTTGTGCTGCAAGGCTTTGGACAAAATCAGTCTTCAGACTTGTATTTCGTGTAATTTCAGCAGGTAGACtttatttttctaaactgatgtttctctttgtttggtttctgcTGTGACGTTGACGTCCTGGGTTGAGCTGCCTGTCTTGAGTTCAATTATTCAGTCGCAATTTGAGTAATTGCCTGACTTCATgagccttttttcttctctgaaaTTTCTCATCACATGTGGCACAAGAAAACCCCATTATTCAAATTACAAGAGTTTCCCTGTGTATTGAGTGACTGTGTAATTtgtgtaaataataaaagaacaacgaagaccaaaaaaaaagaaacacaacagaaggaaaaaaaaaataagtcaacATAACAAGTTCACACTTTTaccaatttgtttgtttgttttttaattgaataaatAACTTTTCCAGGGAGCGTCAGGTGCACATATACAAAAACACTCTACATGACAAGTTATCTGTGAAGAGGCTTAGCACTTTATTATAGTACACACTTAGTGCTGACTTAAATATACACAGCCATCCATGACTGTCAGAGGTTTCTCGCCATTCTGAGAGGAATTTAGTGTGTTTACATTCTTGCTTTGGGAGTAAGAGAGATGTTCTTACTTTGGCTTTATTTCAGCCGCTCTCGCTTGGGCTAAAATGTCAACTTGTCCATGAGAAGTATAAAGTACGTGCTTATTGTCCTCTTTCTCCTAACTACCCCTTATGATTTTGATGCCACAAGTGTTCGTCTGATATTGAATTGAAGATTTGACTTTAAAGTGGAGTGAAAGTCGAAAATCTGCAAATCTGAATACATGAGATAATTAAGCTGGGGTCTTTCAGTCAtgcctgaaacacaaacagacgtgcacgcacacacacagctctatAATGGATTTCAGCACCAGGTAAACTGTTGTAATGGTGAAATATGTATACATTCACTTTAATGTACATTCCTGACATAGCCCTGGTAGCTGTTAAATGCAATGAGGTGAGACTGGTGTTTCTCCTCGGGTATTTGgcctctcgctctctttctctctgactccATTAGAGTGACAGTTAGCAGACAGGGCGAGGAGGTGAGATAGTGCAGGCTCAGGGTGGAGAGAAACTGGCTGGGTTGAGGGAAAACCCAACGAAAGCACCAACCCCCTCAAAACTTGACCTTCTCCTCTCTGACTCACTATAGTGACTCGAAGTCGAGCCGTGTGTGAGCGCAACGTTTAACAGTAACATTTGTTGCTGTTGTCTTGGGTTTCTCCATCAGGTAAACAAACGATTGGTTGAATCATCTGTGTGAGATTTTCCAGCCTCAAAATGAGTTCGAAATAtggtggggaggaaaaaaagtgtgGATCCAGTTGACGTTACAAGGCGTGTTAGCGGGCCTGTGTAGCTGCACCTACACAGAGGAATCAGTGACGCCTACCTTACTCATCAAATcattttttgtaaaatattttccCAATTAAAAGATTCATTACTTTCTTttcaaaatgacacaaagagcCAGCACAATCACACAAAGATATCCAGTCTACagtcacaaaaaataaagaaacccaGCAAGTTCACACAGTTAACAAGCTGGAACCTTGGAACAAAAGGGCACAAATGATGAAGTGATATAAAAATATTGCTAATGAATGCTGCTGGCTTTCCAGGCACTTGGTTACAAATCAGTTTCATCACTTTCAAACGTACCCATGCAGATGGAGGATGCTGTTATTTCTGTACCTGCcagaaataatgaaataatgaaaacaaaaaaacaatctttgAGCCTATAACCACTTAACAAGTCTAAAGGTGGATTAATAATTTTCTTGGTTCAAGAGCAATCCATGACCTGGGTTACTAAGTCCCACAGTACTCCCACAGTCACGGTGAATAATGGATAAGAAGGCTGTCACTTAGATGGTTCCTCTGATTCATGGATTTAGCAATGAAATGCTGGTTGAGGAGTTTATTGTTTTTGAGCAGCCAGGCTTACTGCGCTTACAAGTGGGTTCTATTTTTCATTGTCCCGCCCCACTCCCTTCACTTCAAACTGCCATCCCACTAATCCTCAGGTAGCGAATGTTGTTTACGGCTCCACTCGACATCAGGAGATTAAGTTCATGTTTGTGTGCAATAATTTGCAGGCAGGTAACAGATAGTGTTAACAGAACAAATTTGCTGTGAAGACTCTGCTTCTTATTGGATGTTTAGACTGCATCTTCCATATTTGATTAGTAAGCAATAACTGAGGTCTTCTTTACTTCTCTGTGTCTAAACGCGTTATCAtaagaaaacctttttttttcatcgtCTGCTACACGTTGCTCCGCATCTTATCTTTATTCctctattttttccccttttcagcGTCTTCTCCCTCTTTGTTTCGCCATGCTCTGTAGCTCTGTCGTGCACTGACCCTCGACCTCACAGTTGCAGTGTTTTGCTGCTTtccagcctctctctctctgtcccggTCCCAGCCGTGTTACTCCTATAATCTCCTGAGCCAGGTCCACCGGTGCGA
This Astatotilapia calliptera chromosome 7, fAstCal1.2, whole genome shotgun sequence DNA region includes the following protein-coding sequences:
- the LOC113026695 gene encoding transmembrane protein 80; translation: MALPRPGRPAGVLSSVTLQLLLHVTAAYFVFYFLFTLGLIIKKSLVLSYPSDALVCDIFLLFLLAALEFLHFSIGVKGNLTESETYVFGNLLLTGATILLTVYFLVWQSYVMRADVIISSVSLGLYGLDGVLAFSTLTRFARVHS